The Verrucomicrobiia bacterium genome has a segment encoding these proteins:
- a CDS encoding phosphoketolase family protein produces MKSKRNNHGTKRRSKDELRRMDAYWRAANYLSVGQIYLYDNPLLKKPLKPAHIKPRLLGHWGTTPGLNFIYVHLNRVIRSHDLNMIYITGPGHGGPGIVANAYLEGTYSEVYPNVSQDETGMKRLFKQFSFPGGIPSHVAPETPGSIHEGGELGYSLSHAFGAAFDNPDLIVATVIGDGEAETGPLATGWHGNKFLNPVRDGAVLPILHLNGYKIANPCILARIPEDELTKLLEGYGYTPHFVEGRDPLQTHKRMASVLDVVIDDIHTIWKTARKRGFHGRPAWPMIVLRSPKGWTCPAAIDGKKCEDYWRAHQVPMGDMEKAGHVKVLENWMKSYRPHELFDDNGRLIPELAELAPKGHRRMSDNPHTNGGLLLRDLKLSDFRDYAVKISSPGGTPAEATRVMGKFLRDVMKLNLETKNFRLFSPDENNSNRWQDVLEVTNRCHVAETLPEDDHLSPDGRVMEVLSEHQCQGWLEGYLLTGRHGFFSCYEAFIHIIDSMFNQHAKWLKVCNGIPWRRSIASLNYLLSSHVWRQDHNGFSHQDPGFIGHVANKKPDVIRIYLPPDANTLLSVTDHCLRSRDYVNVIVAGKQPAPVWLTMDEAIKHCTAGVSIWNWASNDQNSEPDVVMACCGDVPTLETLAAVDLLRHYLPKLKIRVINVVDLMKLQPPSEHPHGLSDKEFDALFTTDKPTIFAFHGYPWLIHRLAYRRANHRNLHVRGFKEEGTTTTPFDMCVLNDLDRFHLVRDVIDRLPQLGSRAAYVRQEIDNRLIDHRAYIREHGEDLPEVLGWKWGWKWTVSSKKSSTEADNA; encoded by the coding sequence ATGAAATCGAAACGCAATAATCACGGAACGAAGCGGCGCTCGAAGGACGAGTTGCGGCGGATGGATGCGTATTGGCGAGCTGCCAATTACCTGTCGGTCGGACAGATCTACCTTTACGACAATCCGCTCCTGAAGAAGCCGCTGAAGCCGGCGCACATTAAGCCGCGACTGCTGGGACATTGGGGAACCACGCCAGGATTGAACTTCATCTACGTTCATCTGAACCGCGTGATCAGGTCGCACGACCTCAACATGATCTACATCACGGGCCCAGGGCATGGAGGGCCTGGCATTGTGGCGAACGCCTATCTCGAGGGCACCTACAGCGAGGTTTATCCCAATGTGTCGCAGGACGAAACCGGCATGAAGCGCCTCTTCAAGCAGTTCTCGTTTCCCGGCGGCATCCCCAGCCACGTGGCTCCTGAAACTCCAGGCTCAATTCATGAAGGCGGGGAGTTGGGATACTCGCTGTCACATGCATTCGGTGCGGCGTTCGATAATCCGGATTTGATCGTTGCGACCGTGATTGGCGACGGCGAAGCCGAAACGGGCCCGCTTGCAACAGGCTGGCATGGAAACAAGTTTCTGAATCCCGTGCGGGATGGAGCTGTTCTGCCAATCCTGCATCTGAATGGATACAAAATTGCAAACCCCTGCATCCTCGCGCGCATTCCGGAAGACGAACTTACAAAGCTCCTCGAAGGCTACGGATACACACCTCACTTCGTGGAGGGCCGTGACCCGCTGCAAACGCACAAGCGCATGGCTTCCGTTCTCGACGTTGTCATCGATGACATTCACACGATCTGGAAAACGGCGCGGAAGCGTGGATTCCACGGCCGCCCAGCGTGGCCAATGATCGTTCTGCGCTCGCCTAAAGGCTGGACCTGTCCCGCGGCCATCGATGGCAAGAAGTGCGAGGATTATTGGCGCGCGCACCAGGTCCCGATGGGCGACATGGAAAAAGCAGGCCACGTCAAGGTTCTGGAGAATTGGATGAAGAGTTATCGGCCTCACGAATTGTTCGACGACAACGGCCGGCTGATTCCTGAACTTGCGGAGCTTGCCCCAAAAGGCCATCGCCGGATGAGCGACAATCCGCACACAAACGGCGGCTTGTTGTTGCGCGATTTGAAGCTGTCAGATTTCCGCGACTACGCTGTGAAGATTTCCTCGCCAGGTGGAACTCCGGCCGAGGCCACACGCGTCATGGGCAAGTTCCTGCGCGATGTCATGAAGCTCAACCTGGAAACAAAAAACTTCCGGCTGTTCAGTCCCGACGAAAATAATTCAAACCGCTGGCAGGATGTCCTGGAAGTTACCAATCGCTGTCACGTTGCAGAAACACTGCCCGAAGACGATCACCTTTCGCCCGACGGACGCGTGATGGAAGTATTAAGCGAGCATCAATGCCAGGGCTGGCTTGAAGGTTACCTGCTGACTGGCCGGCACGGATTCTTCAGTTGCTACGAAGCGTTTATTCACATCATCGATTCCATGTTCAACCAGCACGCAAAGTGGCTGAAGGTGTGCAATGGAATTCCGTGGCGCCGTTCCATCGCATCGTTGAACTACCTCCTCAGCTCGCATGTCTGGCGGCAGGATCACAACGGATTCAGCCACCAGGATCCCGGTTTCATTGGCCATGTTGCGAACAAGAAGCCCGACGTTATCCGCATTTACCTGCCGCCCGATGCGAACACGCTGCTCAGCGTGACCGATCATTGCCTGCGCAGCCGCGATTACGTGAACGTCATTGTCGCGGGCAAACAACCCGCGCCTGTGTGGCTGACGATGGATGAAGCTATCAAGCATTGCACTGCTGGCGTGAGCATTTGGAATTGGGCGAGCAATGACCAGAACAGTGAACCCGATGTCGTGATGGCATGTTGCGGCGACGTTCCCACTCTGGAAACCCTTGCGGCTGTTGACCTGCTGCGGCATTACCTGCCGAAGCTGAAAATTCGCGTGATCAACGTCGTCGATCTCATGAAGCTGCAGCCGCCGAGCGAGCATCCGCACGGATTGAGCGACAAGGAATTCGACGCGCTCTTCACGACCGATAAGCCGACCATCTTCGCCTTTCACGGATATCCGTGGCTCATCCATCGTCTCGCCTATCGCCGCGCAAATCATCGCAATCTCCACGTGCGTGGTTTCAAGGAGGAAGGCACCACGACGACGCCATTCGACATGTGCGTGCTCAACGATCTGGATCGCTTTCACCTCGTGCGCGACGTGATCGATCGACTGCCGCAGCTCGGATCACGCGCGGCTTATGTGCGGCAGGAAATTGACAACAGGTTGATCGATCATCGTGCCTACATCCGCGAGCACGGCGAAGATCTTCCTGAAGTCCTTGGCTGGAAGTGGGGGTGGAAATGGACGGTGTCGTCCAAGAAAAGCTCCACGGAAGCAGACAACGCATAG
- a CDS encoding PEP-CTERM sorting domain-containing protein codes for MTGLELSIALSDLGATGDIRIMVGQNGGGHDFWSNQFLGGLAAPQGNLGGDGLGNFTGEGAIDMNTLPGEQFFTVQVPEPTVLSLMGIGGLLLAAVRRASSKA; via the coding sequence ATGACGGGCTTGGAGCTTTCAATCGCGCTGTCGGACCTCGGAGCGACTGGCGACATTCGCATCATGGTTGGGCAGAATGGCGGCGGCCACGATTTTTGGTCGAACCAGTTCCTGGGCGGACTGGCCGCGCCGCAAGGAAACCTTGGCGGTGACGGTCTTGGCAATTTCACAGGCGAAGGCGCCATCGACATGAACACTCTTCCAGGCGAACAATTCTTTACCGTGCAAGTTCCTGAGCCGACCGTTCTCAGCTTGATGGGGATCGGCGGACTCCTGCTCGCGGCCGTTCGACGCGCCTCTTCGAAAGCCTGA
- a CDS encoding acetate/propionate family kinase: protein MLTINGGSSSIKFAAFSIAGNLQRLLMGKIERIGQANSQLVLRQPGVPQRTQSVTAPDHKAAVEILMQWIDENIASDRLVAAGHRVVHGGPEYRAHQRISPQLVKALRSLEPFDPEHLPDEIRLTEAFHSRHPNLPQVACFDTAFHRDLPLRARMLPIPRRFHDRGIQRYGFHGLSYAFIVEQLGRVAGPAAAEGRSILAHLGNGASLAAVHNGRAIDTTMGFTPAAGVPMSTRSGDLDPGLPWFLSRTERMSASRWNKMVNSESGLLGISETSSDMRELLERESSDHRAAEAVQVFCYSIRKAIGALAAALGGLDTIVFTGGIGENSHPVRARICEGMGFLGMEVDLPRNQQNAPVISSNASRVTIRVIPTDEEWMIARSVCEVLGMPVEASYHEIETQ, encoded by the coding sequence TTGTTGACCATCAATGGAGGGTCCTCAAGCATCAAGTTCGCTGCGTTTTCCATCGCAGGTAATTTGCAGCGCCTGCTGATGGGCAAGATTGAGCGGATCGGCCAGGCCAACTCCCAACTGGTGCTTCGGCAGCCAGGTGTACCGCAGCGGACGCAGTCCGTAACTGCGCCCGATCATAAGGCAGCCGTCGAAATTCTGATGCAATGGATCGATGAAAACATTGCATCGGACCGCCTGGTGGCGGCTGGCCATCGCGTGGTGCATGGCGGTCCTGAATACCGCGCGCACCAGCGAATCTCTCCTCAACTCGTCAAGGCACTTCGGAGCCTCGAACCGTTCGATCCCGAACATTTACCCGACGAGATTCGGCTGACCGAAGCTTTCCATTCGCGGCATCCAAATCTTCCGCAGGTGGCCTGCTTCGATACGGCGTTTCATCGCGATCTCCCATTGCGCGCGCGGATGCTGCCGATACCCCGCCGATTCCATGATCGCGGAATTCAACGTTATGGGTTTCACGGCCTTTCCTATGCGTTCATCGTTGAACAACTGGGGCGGGTTGCGGGTCCTGCCGCGGCTGAAGGCAGGTCGATCCTTGCCCACCTGGGAAACGGCGCGAGCCTGGCCGCAGTGCACAATGGACGGGCAATCGATACCACGATGGGATTCACTCCAGCGGCGGGCGTTCCGATGAGCACCCGGTCGGGGGACCTGGACCCAGGCTTGCCGTGGTTTCTGTCACGCACCGAACGGATGAGCGCCAGCCGCTGGAACAAAATGGTGAATTCTGAATCCGGGTTGCTCGGCATTTCCGAGACCAGCTCTGACATGCGCGAATTGCTTGAACGCGAATCGTCGGATCATCGCGCGGCGGAGGCGGTTCAAGTCTTCTGCTATTCAATCAGGAAAGCGATCGGCGCGCTCGCAGCCGCTCTCGGCGGCTTGGATACCATCGTATTCACGGGCGGTATCGGCGAAAATTCCCATCCAGTGCGGGCGCGCATCTGTGAGGGCATGGGTTTTCTCGGAATGGAAGTCGATCTGCCGCGCAATCAACAAAACGCACCTGTCATTTCAAGCAACGCGAGCCGTGTCACCATTCGGGTGATTCCGACCGATGAGGAATGGATGATCGCGCGCAGCGTTTGTGAGGTCCTCGGAATGCCGGTAGAGGCCAGCTATCATGAAATCGAAACGCAATAA
- a CDS encoding DUF1398 family protein, which translates to MNTEIIAKTARATLDGSISFPEVVSRLMTAGVEYYHVDYVTLCKTFYIANDSTVVTPINFEGLPPVAAEFDSAALRADILDSQRNGQKYRDFTRRAMEAGVQGYFAFLRGKRVTYFGRQGDQHTEWFPGAAPR; encoded by the coding sequence ATGAATACCGAAATCATCGCCAAAACAGCCCGTGCAACCCTCGACGGCAGCATCTCATTTCCCGAAGTCGTCAGCCGACTAATGACTGCCGGCGTCGAGTATTACCACGTGGATTACGTAACCCTGTGCAAGACGTTTTACATCGCCAATGACTCCACAGTAGTGACGCCGATCAATTTCGAAGGTTTGCCTCCCGTAGCTGCCGAGTTCGATTCCGCTGCCCTTCGCGCTGACATTCTGGACAGCCAGCGGAACGGGCAGAAATACCGTGATTTCACCCGGCGCGCGATGGAGGCCGGCGTCCAAGGCTACTTTGCGTTCCTCCGCGGAAAACGGGTGACCTACTTTGGCCGCCAGGGCGATCAACACACGGAATGGTTTCCTGGCGCGGCTCCGCGATGA
- a CDS encoding isoprenylcysteine carboxylmethyltransferase family protein: MKPAAAHKKKPSSAAGTASVTPSSASNVPPASATNTWIVLAGFAALVVSLWFVRWMKIQNTVNAAMICMGAVALANFLPDLLLLKVHRRASTGIDWNNRSPSWNRVFTKFLGLLASLSAGAALYGLFPEYHGEFYNPFWELMRKILPWWIGLAIPYFYLVDSHQAEPEDGYYHAGLLAKFQFRKVDFKVLRQHALGWLVKIFFMALMFTYLVTDLRGFINYDFSTVKNFRTFFEFSYFYIFLADVALGCVGYLLSLRICDTHLRWAEPTAAGWLAALACYQPFWSLLGRLYFDYSSNFAWGPWLQNHPTIYCVWGAAIILLYGIYLWATIVFGCRFSNLTHRGIITNGPYRWTKHPAYIAKNLAYWMTFVPFIVSSSVADSIRRTVLLLLVNWIYWVRARTEEAHLSQDPAYVEYQDYIRRHGIFRWMGR; this comes from the coding sequence ATGAAACCGGCGGCGGCTCACAAGAAAAAGCCATCTTCAGCGGCAGGCACTGCCTCCGTCACGCCCTCATCCGCATCCAACGTTCCGCCTGCGTCGGCCACAAACACATGGATCGTACTCGCTGGCTTTGCCGCATTGGTGGTTTCCCTCTGGTTCGTTCGTTGGATGAAGATTCAGAACACGGTCAATGCCGCCATGATCTGCATGGGCGCCGTTGCACTGGCAAATTTCCTGCCCGATCTCCTTCTCCTCAAGGTGCATCGCCGCGCGTCGACAGGCATCGATTGGAATAACCGATCACCTTCATGGAACCGGGTGTTCACAAAGTTTCTCGGCTTGCTCGCTTCACTGAGCGCGGGCGCCGCGCTGTACGGACTGTTCCCCGAATACCATGGCGAGTTTTACAATCCGTTCTGGGAACTCATGCGAAAGATCCTGCCGTGGTGGATCGGACTTGCGATCCCCTATTTCTACCTGGTCGACAGCCACCAGGCAGAACCGGAGGACGGTTATTACCACGCGGGTCTACTGGCTAAATTTCAGTTCCGAAAGGTGGATTTCAAAGTTCTTCGACAACACGCGCTCGGATGGCTGGTGAAGATCTTCTTCATGGCGCTGATGTTCACCTATCTCGTGACGGACCTCCGCGGATTCATCAATTACGACTTTTCGACCGTCAAAAACTTCCGCACCTTCTTTGAGTTCAGCTATTTCTACATCTTCCTGGCCGACGTCGCGCTCGGTTGCGTCGGATATCTTTTGTCGTTGCGGATTTGCGACACACACCTGCGTTGGGCGGAACCCACGGCCGCAGGCTGGCTGGCGGCGCTCGCCTGTTACCAGCCATTCTGGTCACTGCTGGGCCGCCTCTATTTCGATTACTCGAGCAATTTCGCCTGGGGACCGTGGCTGCAGAATCATCCAACGATTTATTGCGTGTGGGGCGCGGCGATCATCCTGCTCTACGGAATTTATCTTTGGGCAACCATCGTGTTCGGCTGCCGCTTCTCCAACCTCACGCATCGGGGAATCATTACGAACGGACCTTACCGTTGGACCAAACACCCGGCGTATATTGCGAAGAACCTGGCGTATTGGATGACCTTCGTGCCGTTCATTGTGTCGAGCTCTGTGGCGGATTCCATTCGTCGAACCGTTCTGCTCCTGCTTGTGAATTGGATTTACTGGGTTCGCGCCAGAACGGAGGAGGCTCACCTCAGCCAGGATCCCGCTTACGTCGAATACCAGGATTACATCCGGCGGCACGGAATTTTCCGCTGGATGGGCAGGTAG
- a CDS encoding HD domain-containing protein: MNIPDELKRLLGKVPALARAYLVGGFVRDALLGIPHHDFDIEVYGVDYESLARELAAHGRVDRVGKSFGVVKFAGRNGAQWDFSVPRRDSKTSAGHKGFQIEFDPNIEPREAARRRDFTINALMFDPRTGEYLDFFGGRDDLQRRVLRHTSAAFVEDPLRVLRGMQFAARFDLEPAGDTIELCRSIVHTFPELAVERVGAEWFKWAELSKRPSAGLRFLKETGWLQHFPEIAALDGTPQDPEWHPEGDVFTHVCHCCDALAELLERQPLDSTARQVLMFAVLAHDFAKPQTTHTAEREGRLRIVSPGHEEQGGPLAESFLTRINAPNELKERVVPLVTHHLAHLQTATDRSVRRLANHLKPATIEELCLVMTADHFGRPPKPRVLHEGITALRNKAHALRLQESAPKPILQGRHLIARGMQPGRQFGTLLDAAFEAQLEGCFADLDGALKWLDERV; the protein is encoded by the coding sequence ATGAACATACCCGATGAACTGAAGCGCCTGTTGGGCAAAGTCCCGGCATTGGCTCGCGCTTATCTCGTGGGCGGGTTTGTAAGAGATGCGTTGCTCGGAATTCCGCACCACGATTTTGATATCGAGGTCTATGGCGTTGATTATGAAAGCCTGGCACGGGAATTGGCCGCTCATGGGCGCGTGGATCGGGTCGGCAAATCGTTCGGGGTGGTGAAGTTTGCGGGGCGAAACGGCGCGCAATGGGACTTCAGTGTGCCGCGGCGGGATTCAAAAACATCCGCGGGACACAAGGGGTTTCAGATCGAATTCGATCCGAACATTGAACCGCGCGAAGCCGCCAGGCGCCGGGATTTCACGATCAACGCGCTGATGTTTGATCCGCGTACGGGGGAATATCTCGATTTCTTTGGTGGACGCGATGATCTGCAGCGGCGGGTGCTTCGCCACACAAGCGCGGCGTTCGTGGAGGATCCATTGCGTGTGCTTCGCGGAATGCAATTTGCCGCGCGTTTCGACCTTGAGCCCGCGGGTGACACCATCGAGTTGTGTCGTTCCATCGTCCATACGTTTCCTGAGCTTGCGGTCGAACGGGTCGGCGCGGAGTGGTTTAAGTGGGCGGAGTTGAGCAAGCGTCCATCTGCCGGGCTGCGGTTCCTGAAGGAGACGGGCTGGTTGCAGCATTTCCCGGAAATCGCCGCGCTGGATGGGACCCCGCAGGATCCTGAATGGCATCCGGAAGGGGATGTGTTCACGCACGTGTGCCATTGTTGCGACGCGTTGGCGGAATTGCTGGAACGCCAGCCGCTGGATTCCACCGCGCGTCAGGTGCTGATGTTTGCCGTCCTCGCGCATGACTTCGCCAAGCCGCAGACAACTCACACAGCCGAGCGCGAGGGGCGCCTCCGCATTGTTTCCCCTGGGCACGAGGAACAGGGAGGCCCGCTCGCGGAATCTTTCCTGACGCGGATCAATGCACCCAATGAATTGAAAGAGCGGGTGGTGCCACTCGTTACGCATCATCTCGCGCATCTTCAAACGGCGACGGATCGGTCGGTTCGCAGGCTCGCGAATCATCTCAAACCCGCCACCATTGAGGAACTTTGCCTCGTGATGACGGCGGATCATTTTGGCCGTCCTCCCAAGCCGCGGGTGCTGCACGAGGGGATTACCGCGCTGCGGAACAAGGCACACGCACTGCGCCTGCAGGAATCCGCGCCGAAGCCGATTCTGCAGGGCCGTCATCTGATCGCGCGCGGGATGCAGCCGGGACGGCAGTTCGGCACCCTGCTGGACGCCGCGTTCGAGGCGCAGCTGGAGGGCTGCTTTGCCGACCTGGACGGCGCGTTGAAGTGGCTGGACGAACGCGTGTGA